The Rhodopirellula halodulae DNA segment CGGCCGACTCTTCCTTCTCACGCTGGGCAAACGTTTGCTCGGCCGAATCATCCCATCCGCGGGTCGTTTTCGGAGCATCGTCGATGGTTTGCCGGTTTTCTTCCCATGCGATCAGTTGACGCTGCACCTCGTAGTCGATCGCCCGCTGGACGTTTCGGAAGCTGTTCAGGTTTTTGATTTCGACGATCGGAGTTGCGATCTTCTTGCCTTCCACATCAACGTGCAAGTTCACGTTGGCGTCGACACGAAGGCTGCCTTCCTGCATCTCGCAGTCCGACACATTCAGGTGCGTCAGCAACAACTTTAGCTCGCCGAGGTAAGCCTTGGCTTCTTCGGCCGAGCGAAGGTCGGGCTGGCTGACAATTTCCAAAAGCGGCGTGCCGCATCGGTTCAGATCGATTTTGGTATCGCTGACTCCGGACGCTTCATCATGCATGCTTTTGCCGGCGTCCTCCTCCAAGTGAGCGCGTACGATCCCGATCCGACGTTCCGTTTCGCCTTCGTCGGTGCTGATCTCCAAATGACCATCGGCACAGATCGGTAAATCAAACTGACTGATCTGATACCCCTTCGGCAAATCGGGATAGAAGTACTGCTTTCGATCCCATTTGGTCAGCGGAGGGATATCGCAGTTGAGCGCCAAACCAGTTTTGACCGACAACGCGATTGCTTCACGGTTCATGACTGGCAACGCACCGGGCATTCCCAAACAAACCGGGCACACCTGCGTGTTGGGAGGAGCCCCGAACTCGGTGGTGCAACCACAGAACAATTTGGTTTGCGTTTTCAGTTGGACGTGGACTTCCAACCCGATGATGGTGGTCACAGGGTATTTCTGGCAGGCCAAAATCGCGGAGGCGGTCATGCGTGAAGCCGATGAATCAGGAAAACGAGTGTTCGTCCGGCAATATCCCGCATCCTTTCGATGGGCTCAATCCCCAGCGGATTCACCGAGCCGCGTCACCCAACCCACGAGATCGCGAAAGTAGGGTCTCGGGTCGGGCTCGAACTCGAAGGTGTGAGCCGCGTTGTCGTAGCAGGTCACCTCACGGTGGACGCCGGCCGTCCGATCGAACCAAGCTCGTGTTTCCTCGTTGTCGACGATTCGATCCTTTCCCGCCAACACCAACCAGCTCGGCACAGAGATCTTCTCCGCGATCGCACGGGCCCTACGGGTCAGCTTGCGATCCTCCAACGCGAAGCGAACCGACACTTTCCGCAGTGTCAGTGAATCCTTTCGAATGAACTCTTGCCAGCGCTGGACGCCCGTGAACAACGACGGGTCCTTAAGCGGAATGGGAACACGCAAGCGGGCCAATCCCGCCCGAGCCAAACCGCCCAAGATCGCGTACTTGGCCGGAGACGGAAACTGAGCGGCATGAATTCCGGGGCAAATCAGAGCCAAACCGTCAAGCAAATCCGGACGCTCCGCCGCCAACACCGCAGCCAGCTTTCCTCCCCAGCTGATCCCGCCCAGGACCAGTGGTACATCGCGTGGTTGTGACTCCAAAAAGTAAACCAGATCATCGATCCACAACCGCCAATCGCTCACATCGCCGCGACGATCTGGGTTTCCCCCAGAGCCTCGCCGATCCAAAAACCGGACGTCTACCGATGCATTCGCCAGCGCGTCACAACTGGCCAAGTACCAACCTGAATGGCTGACGATGCCGTGCACAAACACAACGCGTGCTCGCGGTTTGCCCACGGCCCAACGTCGCGACATCAACAATGCTCCGTCGTCACCATCGACCATTTCGATTCGCCC contains these protein-coding regions:
- a CDS encoding alpha/beta fold hydrolase; this encodes MSLHADSQRGRIEMVDGDDGALLMSRRWAVGKPRARVVFVHGIVSHSGWYLASCDALANASVDVRFLDRRGSGGNPDRRGDVSDWRLWIDDLVYFLESQPRDVPLVLGGISWGGKLAAVLAAERPDLLDGLALICPGIHAAQFPSPAKYAILGGLARAGLARLRVPIPLKDPSLFTGVQRWQEFIRKDSLTLRKVSVRFALEDRKLTRRARAIAEKISVPSWLVLAGKDRIVDNEETRAWFDRTAGVHREVTCYDNAAHTFEFEPDPRPYFRDLVGWVTRLGESAGD
- the gatB gene encoding Asp-tRNA(Asn)/Glu-tRNA(Gln) amidotransferase subunit GatB, which codes for MTASAILACQKYPVTTIIGLEVHVQLKTQTKLFCGCTTEFGAPPNTQVCPVCLGMPGALPVMNREAIALSVKTGLALNCDIPPLTKWDRKQYFYPDLPKGYQISQFDLPICADGHLEISTDEGETERRIGIVRAHLEEDAGKSMHDEASGVSDTKIDLNRCGTPLLEIVSQPDLRSAEEAKAYLGELKLLLTHLNVSDCEMQEGSLRVDANVNLHVDVEGKKIATPIVEIKNLNSFRNVQRAIDYEVQRQLIAWEENRQTIDDAPKTTRGWDDSAEQTFAQREKEESADYRYFPDPDLLPVRLPRDFVDSISQTLGELPAVTRERLQTQHGIKPYDADVIVNQGPALIDYFETAAGVSGDGRRTSSWMMQDVMRTMKDRDVDIREFPVSAEKLGELIRMISDGKLDNNRARDVFEHLLTHDESIEQATKSLGIEAVDDDALESLCQELLAANPQVVEDVKGGKQQAVGALIGQAKKKNPNASPQAVRQLLMDLIAKM